One genomic region from Pseudochaenichthys georgianus chromosome 15, fPseGeo1.2, whole genome shotgun sequence encodes:
- the LOC117459428 gene encoding piggyBac transposable element-derived protein 3-like, with translation MAKRRIDMGLISETPVTTYRHPSGAPVKKRMQYLCRVQTLRLRLFMKNGVWMCETPVPLTPLLLPRFISPLLSPPDFAQLSTRMFYSKRKDIVSVPAHPAISDDDEEEDDDVEDPDFVPPTHNLDIPGPSDMDPSAKRRCMQPAVLQVDDDDDDDDDDDDDDDDDDDDDDKQPALQAKRPTKPRKSAARPTTWHKADLENPELPEYQHSPPDYIKTPFQYFTRYFGPEIVTHITYQTNLYATQKDINTTFTTNENEIMTFLSILMYMGISELPSVEDYWAMETRIPQVANLMSSKRREPQTPKQSVDEVMVAYKGKTAGNLRQYIKTKPDKWGFKLFSRASADGFIHDMVLYQGKTTLEAHGVPLTPEQQAMGATSQIVSVLASTMSSPSTTAIFADNFFTSLELVRYLRDQNCRYTGTARDNRIGKPPLKSIKEMEKKAVPRGTCDYIMSDDGILAVRWKDNRTVSLLSTDMGVEPMSSVIRYCSETKTKEPVSCPAVIRTYNANMGGIDKSDMLVHLYRTPMKSKRWYMRMFAYAIDVSLTNAWIMYRRDCKALGVNGVPLKSFRIQVFRAASNQWPVKSSSRRSSSSLVESMTVADPQPVRGHRSHTPNVAVRFDPSLFHAPVHANRLTCKYCSRKGNIVRSNVVCRVCKVHLCMNAERNCFVSYHEEFD, from the exons atggccaagagacgcatcgatatgggtttaatcagcgagacgcctgtgacaacttaccgccatccgtcgggagcgccagtcaagaaacggaTGCAGTATCTGTGCCGGGTTCAGACCCTCCGTCTGAGGCTCTTCATGAAAAATGGAGTCTGGATGTGTGAGACCCCCGTCCCCCTCACACCCCTTCTTCTCCCCCGCTTTATCTCCCCCCTCCTGTCACCCCCTGATTTTGCT CAACTGTCCACTCGGATGTTTTATTCCAAGAGAAAGGATATTGTCAGTGTGCCAGCACACCCTGCCATCAGTGACGATGACGAGGAGGAAGATGACGATGTGGAAGACCCTGACTTTGTCCCACCCACTCATAACCTGGACATTCCAGGCCCAAGTGACATGGACCCCTCTGCCAAGAGGAGGTGCATGCAGCCTGCAGTGCTCCAGGTcgatgatgatgacgacgacgatgacgacgacgacgatgaCGACGACGATGACGACGACGATGACGACAAGCAGCCAGCACTACAAGCCAAGAGGCCCACCAAACCCAGGAAGTCAGCAGCAAGGCCAACCACCTGGCACAAAGCTGACCTGGAAAACCCAGAACTGCCGGAATACCAGCACTCTCCCCCTGACTACATTAAAACCCCTTTTCAGTACTTCACAAGGTACTTTGGCCCCGAAATTGTTACTCATATCACCTACCAAACTAATTTGTACGCCACTCAAAAGGACATTAACACCACTTTCACCACCAATGAGAATGAGATAATGACATTTCTGTCCATCCTGATGTATATGGGGATTTCAGAGCTCCCATCTGTTGAAGATTACTGGGCCATGGAGACCAGAATCCCTCAAGTTGCCAACCTGATGTCCTCAAAGAG GCGTGAGCCGCAGACCCCCAAACAGTCTGTGGATGAGGTGATGGTTGCCTACAAAGGGAAGACAGCCGGCAACCTGAGGCAGTATATAAAGACCAAGCCAGACAAGTGGGGTTTTAAATTGTTTTCCAGGGCCTCTGCGGATGGCTTCATCCACGACATGGTGCTCTACCAGGGGAAGACTACTCTGGAGGCCCACGGTGTCCCCCTGACACCTGAACAACAAGCCATGGGTGCCACCAGCCAGATTGTCTCTGTCCTGGCAAGTACCATGTCCTCCCCCAGCACCACAGCCATCTTTGCGGATAACTTTTTCACCAGCCTGGAGCTAGTGCGGTACCTCCGAGACCAGAACTGCAGGTATACAGGGACAGCCAGGGACAATAGAATTGGAAAGCCCCCGCTCAAGTCCATCAAGGAAATGGAGAAAAAGGCTGTCCCTCGTGGAACATGTGACTACATCATGAGTGATGATGGGATCCTGGCTGTCAGGTGGAAGGACAACAGAACGGTATCTCTGCTGTCAACAGACATGGGGGTGGAGCCTATGTCCTCAGTCATCAGGTACTGCAGTGAGACGAAGACAAAGGAGCCGGTGAGCTGTCCAGCTGTCATCCGGACCTACAATGCCAACATGGGGGGCATTGATAAGAGTGACATGTTGGTCCACCTCTACCGCACCCCCATGAAGTCCAAGAGGTGGTACATGCGTATGTTTGCATACGCCATTGATGTCAGCCTCACAAATGCCTGGATCATGTACAGGCGGGACTGCAAGGCCCTTGGTGTGAATGGCGTGCCTCTGAAAAGCTTCAGAATTCAGGTGTTCAGGGCTGCCAGCAACCAGTGGCCAGTCAAGTCTAGCTCCCGAAGAAGCTCATCTTCATTGGTTGAGAGCATGACCGTTGCTGACCCCCAGCCTGTCCGTGGACACCGCAGCCACACCCCAAATGTGGCTGTGCGGTTTGATCCCTCCCTCTTCCATGCCCCTGTACATGCCAATCGCCTGACCTGCAAGTACTGCAGCAGGAAAGGCAACATTGTAAGGTCAAATGTGGTCTGCAGGGTCTGCAAGGTCCACCTCTGCATGAATGCGGAGCGTAACTGTTTTGTCAGTTACCATGAGGAATTTGACTAA